A portion of the Sphaerochaeta pleomorpha str. Grapes genome contains these proteins:
- a CDS encoding dihydrodipicolinate synthase family protein produces MVEKPFRENGVYSALFTPFTDKGELDLLKLKQLVRFEMNQGVEGFYCCGSSGEGLLLDQSERVAIVETVASEIGGTVPLIVHTGSLGTKEAIALSQHAQKCGAAAVSLIPPIYYHYSQKEVAGYYEDVVNAIDLGVIVYNIPQFTGISFSKDNTLLANEKIVGIKHTSMNLYELERISQAFPEKTIFNGFDEIWLYSMAAGATATIGTTVNICPKVFGLIREAFLKGDMAEAQAIQHDLNAFIESLVRTGIFPSAKYCMTLQGIDVGPCRKPFDLLSGVEKGHVEQALAKMHKYL; encoded by the coding sequence ATGGTAGAAAAACCCTTTAGGGAGAACGGGGTGTATTCCGCCCTGTTCACCCCCTTTACCGACAAAGGGGAACTCGACCTTTTGAAATTGAAGCAGCTGGTTCGATTTGAAATGAATCAGGGTGTGGAAGGGTTTTATTGTTGTGGTTCCTCAGGCGAGGGCCTGCTGCTCGACCAGAGTGAGCGCGTGGCAATCGTGGAAACCGTTGCAAGCGAAATCGGGGGCACTGTTCCCTTGATCGTCCATACAGGATCATTGGGTACGAAAGAGGCAATTGCCCTCTCCCAGCATGCCCAGAAGTGTGGGGCAGCCGCGGTCTCGTTGATTCCCCCCATTTATTATCACTACAGCCAGAAGGAAGTGGCCGGGTATTATGAGGACGTAGTCAACGCAATCGACCTAGGGGTCATCGTCTACAACATTCCGCAGTTTACCGGTATTTCATTTTCAAAGGACAATACCTTGCTGGCCAATGAGAAGATTGTGGGAATCAAACATACCTCCATGAATCTCTATGAGCTGGAACGCATTTCGCAGGCATTCCCAGAAAAGACAATTTTCAACGGATTTGATGAAATCTGGTTGTACAGCATGGCCGCAGGTGCCACGGCAACCATCGGTACTACAGTCAATATCTGCCCGAAAGTGTTTGGCCTTATCCGGGAGGCTTTCCTTAAGGGTGACATGGCAGAAGCCCAGGCAATCCAGCATGACCTTAACGCTTTTATCGAATCGTTGGTCCGTACCGGGATTTTCCCCTCGGCAAAGTATTGCATGACATTGCAGGGAATCGACGTTGGTCCATGCAGAAAGCCTTTTGATTTGCTCAGCGGAGTTGAAAAAGGCCACGTAGAGCAAGCCTTGGCCAAGATGCACAAATATCTCTGA
- a CDS encoding TRAP transporter large permease, with protein sequence MILFFVAFVVMLLVGVPISISIGASAILGCIRLGYPLMVIGQKMVSGIDSFLLIAIPLFILAGNLMNAGKITEKIFDFAKRLVGWIPGGLGHANVVASLIFAGMSGSAAADAGGLGTIEMEAMTTNGYDEDFSAAVTAASSVIGPIFPPSIPLIIYGSVASVSVSELFIGGVIPGLLMSVALMVMVFFFAIKRGYPRFPFSLKELGKQFIASILSIITPLIILSGFTAGWFTPTEASSVAVAYALLIAIAVYHTMDWKTFKKCLLESALTSANTLFIIGTSLLFSYVMVKEGISTEIANFILGISDNPNLILLVINIILLILGMFMEPGAILTLMIPVLLPIVHSLGIDLVQFGVVMVLNLMIGQVTPPFGVCLFIISDVAKIELNRMYKSILPFIGPLLVVLMMCTFIPSLVTWLPGKLLGA encoded by the coding sequence ATGATTTTATTTTTTGTAGCCTTTGTCGTCATGCTGTTGGTAGGCGTGCCTATCAGCATTTCTATCGGGGCCAGTGCCATCCTCGGCTGTATCCGCTTGGGGTATCCTTTGATGGTTATCGGACAGAAAATGGTTTCCGGTATCGACTCTTTTCTCCTTATCGCCATTCCCTTATTCATCCTTGCCGGGAATTTGATGAATGCGGGTAAAATAACAGAAAAAATATTCGATTTTGCCAAACGGTTGGTCGGATGGATTCCCGGAGGCCTTGGTCATGCCAATGTCGTTGCCAGCTTGATCTTTGCAGGCATGAGCGGCAGTGCCGCAGCCGATGCCGGCGGATTGGGTACCATTGAGATGGAAGCTATGACCACCAACGGCTATGATGAAGATTTTTCTGCTGCCGTTACCGCAGCCTCCTCGGTCATCGGTCCAATCTTTCCTCCCAGTATCCCGCTCATTATTTATGGGTCGGTTGCCAGTGTGAGCGTTTCCGAACTGTTTATCGGTGGAGTTATACCTGGGTTGCTAATGAGTGTGGCCCTGATGGTCATGGTCTTTTTCTTTGCTATCAAGCGAGGGTATCCCAGGTTTCCGTTCAGCCTCAAGGAGCTGGGGAAACAGTTCATTGCATCGATTCTCTCAATCATTACCCCTTTGATTATCCTCAGCGGATTCACCGCTGGCTGGTTTACCCCTACAGAAGCCTCCAGCGTTGCCGTTGCGTACGCCTTGCTGATTGCCATTGCGGTTTACCACACCATGGATTGGAAAACCTTCAAGAAATGCTTGCTGGAGTCTGCACTTACATCGGCTAACACCTTGTTCATCATCGGCACCTCCCTGCTGTTCTCCTATGTAATGGTGAAAGAAGGCATTTCAACAGAAATTGCCAATTTCATCCTGGGGATAAGCGATAACCCGAATCTCATCCTGCTGGTGATCAACATCATCCTGCTGATCTTGGGAATGTTCATGGAACCGGGTGCAATCCTTACCCTCATGATTCCTGTTTTACTTCCCATCGTACATAGCCTTGGAATTGATCTTGTCCAGTTCGGTGTGGTTATGGTCCTCAACCTGATGATCGGCCAGGTTACCCCTCCGTTTGGGGTCTGTCTCTTTATCATTTCCGATGTTGCCAAAATTGAATTGAACCGTATGTACAAATCCATTCTCCCGTTCATTGGCCCTTTGTTGGTCGTTCTTATGATGTGTACGTTCATCCCATCGCTGGTAACCTGGTTGCCTGGTAAACTGTTGGGTGCTTGA
- a CDS encoding FadR/GntR family transcriptional regulator produces the protein MKEIKRVSVTTQVVDSIRESIINGQFKIHEKLPSELKLCELLNVSRSTVREAMRSLQAEGYIEQIAGRGSFVRDNQKHDYNTIRNWFIESAPNLRDSTEVREAFEPLQARMAIQRGTVEELEELKRIHREFIRANKENNVSALASLDEQFHTQICIMAHNALLEKINMLSIMELRKYRLLSISVKKSSENTIIEHGLILKAIEEKDTNRVTTAMLAHLGSSMADINKVLIGQS, from the coding sequence ATGAAAGAAATAAAAAGAGTATCGGTAACAACACAAGTCGTTGATTCAATCAGGGAATCGATTATCAATGGACAATTCAAAATCCATGAAAAACTTCCCTCTGAACTGAAACTCTGTGAACTGCTCAATGTTAGTCGCTCGACCGTTCGGGAAGCAATGAGATCCCTGCAAGCCGAAGGATATATCGAACAGATTGCAGGCAGGGGTTCTTTTGTCAGGGACAACCAGAAACACGATTATAACACCATCCGTAACTGGTTCATCGAATCCGCCCCGAACCTCAGGGACTCCACGGAAGTCCGCGAGGCCTTCGAGCCCTTACAGGCAAGAATGGCAATCCAGCGGGGCACTGTGGAAGAACTGGAAGAACTCAAACGTATCCATCGTGAATTCATACGGGCAAACAAAGAGAACAATGTCTCCGCACTTGCCTCCTTGGACGAACAATTCCATACACAGATCTGCATCATGGCACACAACGCCCTGTTAGAGAAAATAAACATGCTCTCCATAATGGAACTGAGAAAATACAGGCTCCTGTCCATCTCGGTAAAAAAGAGCTCGGAGAATACCATTATCGAGCATGGCCTTATCCTCAAGGCGATAGAGGAAAAAGATACCAACCGGGTGACAACCGCTATGCTTGCCCATCTGGGGAGTTCCATGGCCGACATCAATAAGGTGCTGATCGGACAGAGCTGA
- a CDS encoding SDR family oxidoreductase, whose product MKDTLFDVSGKVVVITGGLGQIGAEFVKEFHSRGSKVAVLSRSATQEKAEKALGKELVSSDTIALFSVNITKKASINEALQSIAKLWGAPDVLINNAGIDTQPSAPPEVSGPFELFPEEVFREVVDTNLIGTFLMTQSVGAMMVEANKGGSIINIGSIYGMVSPVQDIYAYKKEQTGVAFIKPVAYCAAKSGIYNLTRYCATYWGKAGIRVNTFTPSGVWRETQDETFQKNYCARMPIGRMAQADEYNGSMIFLASDASKYMTGSNLVVDGGWTAW is encoded by the coding sequence ATGAAAGATACGTTATTTGATGTTTCTGGCAAGGTAGTTGTCATCACCGGAGGCTTGGGCCAGATAGGGGCTGAGTTTGTAAAGGAGTTCCATAGCAGGGGCTCGAAAGTCGCGGTCCTTTCCAGGTCTGCCACCCAGGAAAAAGCCGAAAAGGCCTTGGGCAAGGAATTGGTATCGAGTGATACCATTGCCCTTTTCTCTGTCAATATTACCAAGAAGGCTTCTATCAATGAAGCCTTGCAATCAATCGCGAAACTCTGGGGTGCGCCAGATGTACTTATAAATAATGCCGGGATCGACACGCAGCCGAGTGCACCCCCGGAAGTTTCCGGTCCCTTTGAGCTTTTTCCCGAGGAAGTATTCCGTGAAGTCGTAGATACCAACCTTATCGGAACCTTTTTGATGACCCAGAGTGTGGGTGCCATGATGGTAGAGGCCAACAAGGGTGGTTCTATCATCAATATCGGTTCAATCTACGGAATGGTGAGCCCTGTGCAGGACATCTATGCCTACAAGAAAGAACAGACCGGCGTAGCCTTTATCAAGCCGGTTGCCTACTGTGCGGCAAAATCGGGAATCTACAACCTTACCCGTTACTGTGCCACCTACTGGGGCAAGGCCGGTATCAGGGTCAACACCTTCACCCCATCCGGCGTATGGCGTGAAACCCAGGACGAGACCTTCCAGAAGAATTACTGTGCAAGAATGCCCATTGGGCGCATGGCCCAGGCCGATGAGTACAATGGTTCCATGATTTTCCTTGCTTCAGATGCCTCAAAGTACATGACAGGATCAAACCTTGTTGTGGACGGGGGATGGACAGCATGGTAG
- a CDS encoding complex I subunit 5 family protein, translating to MNLEQWAFAPVGLPLLGAAFALCGKAFFKGRKATAAQYLGSAIGLFLPLLALAVLWDPVFQGTAIEGTVGSWKAGIAIRYRFDSLSWLLDLLSFTVGIAAWVYQRGADSKNGSFTTILLIQLASLAATMMTYDIFNLFVCLEILGVTSYVLIASSPKDGAAFASFSYLMVSATAMVFFLLGTFGLYRLSGNLSYEGIAQNLGVLSPSGELTYLVSLICIILAIAIRVAIMPLSLWLADAHSMAPHAVSAMLSGVLLKVPLFALTRILILFPKGGDAALLLAYAGSISALLGVIAALSQKDAKRLLAYHSISQIGYVVSAWGMAISVGLEKPEGKVLMAGALMYALYHGIFKALLFLSVGTTIDYAKERNVYKIRNASRILQASGEKFPLTMLCFFVGVFSITAIVPFNGYYSKTLVTYSLKGSFSYYLLTAAGVGTVASFIKLSRIFWPVRKKDAVLAQKKIQQGDIKFPKTLQLSLLFLALLCIAGGLFAPSIYGFLLQLLKAKPKAFAFYTEANLLKMLSTSIGGLLLFLLISTKAGSNLLSGIRNLPHTFTDHFFAFAVAAATLGSWLYFV from the coding sequence GTTTGCCCCGGTAGGCCTTCCGTTGCTGGGAGCAGCTTTTGCGCTCTGTGGGAAAGCATTTTTCAAAGGGAGAAAAGCCACTGCCGCACAGTATCTTGGCTCAGCTATAGGGTTATTCCTTCCCCTACTAGCCTTGGCTGTCCTTTGGGATCCTGTTTTCCAAGGAACGGCAATAGAGGGTACGGTAGGTTCCTGGAAGGCAGGGATCGCAATCAGATACCGCTTTGACAGTTTATCCTGGCTGCTGGATTTGCTAAGTTTTACAGTAGGGATCGCTGCCTGGGTCTACCAAAGGGGTGCAGATTCAAAAAATGGTTCCTTTACCACGATTCTGCTCATCCAGCTAGCCTCGCTTGCGGCAACGATGATGACCTATGATATATTCAATCTGTTTGTGTGCCTTGAGATTCTGGGAGTTACTTCCTATGTCCTGATTGCCAGTTCCCCAAAAGATGGTGCAGCCTTCGCCTCTTTCTCCTATCTGATGGTAAGTGCGACAGCTATGGTTTTCTTCCTTTTGGGCACCTTCGGTCTATATCGGCTTAGCGGAAACCTTTCCTATGAGGGAATAGCTCAAAATCTTGGGGTTTTAAGCCCAAGTGGGGAGCTAACCTATCTGGTTTCGTTAATATGCATCATACTTGCCATTGCTATCAGAGTAGCCATCATGCCACTCTCCCTGTGGCTGGCCGATGCCCATTCCATGGCCCCCCATGCGGTATCGGCAATGCTCTCGGGAGTATTGCTCAAAGTACCCCTCTTTGCACTCACCCGCATATTGATTCTCTTCCCCAAAGGGGGGGACGCTGCATTGCTGCTTGCCTATGCGGGGTCCATCTCGGCTCTTTTAGGTGTTATCGCCGCCCTCTCACAAAAAGACGCCAAGCGTCTGCTCGCCTATCATTCGATCAGCCAGATAGGCTATGTGGTCAGTGCCTGGGGCATGGCCATCTCGGTTGGATTGGAAAAACCGGAGGGGAAAGTCCTCATGGCAGGAGCCCTTATGTATGCACTCTACCATGGCATATTCAAGGCACTGCTCTTTTTGAGTGTAGGCACAACCATCGACTATGCGAAGGAGAGAAACGTCTACAAGATCCGCAATGCAAGCAGGATACTACAGGCAAGCGGAGAAAAATTTCCTTTGACGATGCTTTGTTTCTTTGTAGGGGTTTTCTCGATTACAGCCATTGTGCCATTCAATGGGTATTATAGCAAAACCCTTGTAACCTATTCTTTGAAAGGAAGCTTTTCCTATTATCTGTTGACCGCTGCCGGGGTAGGGACTGTTGCCTCTTTTATCAAGCTCTCCAGGATTTTCTGGCCAGTCAGGAAAAAGGATGCTGTCCTTGCACAGAAGAAAATCCAGCAAGGGGATATCAAATTTCCCAAAACCCTGCAACTCTCCCTTCTGTTTTTAGCTCTGCTATGCATTGCAGGGGGCCTCTTTGCCCCCTCGATCTATGGTTTTTTGCTCCAACTGCTGAAAGCAAAACCAAAAGCCTTCGCTTTCTATACAGAGGCAAATCTACTGAAAATGCTCTCTACTAGTATCGGGGGGCTTTTGCTGTTTTTGCTTATATCCACAAAGGCAGGTTCCAATCTTTTGTCTGGAATTCGCAACCTACCCCATACTTTCACGGACCATTTCTTTGCTTTTGCTGTTGCAGCTGCAACCCTTGGCTCGTGGCTATATTTTGTATGA
- a CDS encoding TRAP transporter small permease: MKVVKKILDGFVKAVSVSLMCLVAGIVLLMLNELFLRNFLDKSFRGMTELAGFMFLWMAFLGIIVLYDQNRLISLDMIYVRTKEPVTTIFWFLHKVIALCLGVIMVASFVGLYPYVSTEYFSSMPHFAKVWQYLPLAIAGGFLCIKSVYEIIEKIRTLRNPEQPVLEVAK, from the coding sequence ATGAAAGTCGTAAAAAAAATACTGGACGGTTTTGTCAAAGCCGTATCAGTCTCGCTGATGTGCCTCGTTGCGGGCATTGTTTTGTTAATGCTAAACGAATTGTTTCTCAGGAATTTCCTGGACAAGTCATTTCGTGGCATGACCGAGCTTGCAGGCTTTATGTTCCTGTGGATGGCCTTTCTCGGCATAATCGTATTGTATGACCAGAATCGGTTGATTTCGCTGGATATGATCTATGTCCGGACCAAAGAACCGGTGACGACCATTTTCTGGTTTCTCCACAAGGTCATTGCCTTGTGTCTCGGGGTAATCATGGTAGCCTCCTTTGTAGGGCTCTATCCATATGTGAGCACCGAGTACTTTTCCTCCATGCCTCATTTTGCCAAAGTATGGCAATATCTGCCACTGGCAATAGCCGGAGGATTCCTCTGTATCAAATCTGTGTATGAAATTATCGAAAAGATTCGTACCCTCAGAAATCCCGAACAACCTGTACTTGAGGTGGCCAAATGA
- a CDS encoding zinc dependent phospholipase C family protein gives MRYKKLGRKHANLFLILALCLVIPESLYAFKAGAHAVMSNETAYALPPQSVIRGALLQYPEIAAWGSTGPDLPANSQGILIDDAPWFEAYHYEKVGTFTAELLRLALRSNDPKNIAWAAGWVTHVVGDLYCHGVFVNPDPEVDGVYLANPDTKEMHGLLEAWADKLLFSDKSNPKRSYTAQNMQATFRSFESLDVRNLMANATQNVYGKSPSPDEYKEWMDFFKNVYIDTGVAGGTNWVYDNTYGEVTEQLREGVLRYGPFAGMTRAERLDLAYQQAKQLCVTLLSDAERNVFQGFSDAWNLDAYHLDHRSIGTLTVSIRTADVFQAGTDDDVFFGLIRDDGEEWKSPVLDKGSGLLGLGSAICNDFERGSNETYYLFVDRGDFPPSRISQVFLEKSDDFLGGGWKIGSLTVTINGIPYFDGTVNTWLQDDHLKWTGAVQSVPPQHIPVNLRVNADAVQDRVEIQAVNLSAKTPYTGPATIHLQHSDGQVENYPITIGINGTYSRSLTLRPDDLIQVNVYQPLDNNPQIIYRGNTSLKNPSVSYEAIDFNADVFNDLVSGTIGGDYSGPVRITVTDDEGAMDDREFSITATRGYFSQMIPLIGTNRVSVKVQFEGVALPRGGLFKIPNLDALELECETTGPSALKGTVSNRAKGATIPYTGDVMLEPLHGNNLAALTQAVAYSNRSQLPKKSKREVGNDTNIGRFEFSNISLVLSLGYKIGIEHDGVVKYLCFDPLEEMTETAQRPVQSDFVSAVNSKIDKVVNPVQGAVLTQANSMNTSMGEASTANVAFIQMLPATTQVDTVWNGVWETNLGSMILSQSNNRVTGFFGDEEYQLNGQVSADSLEGVFTLDGLLGEFKFTLYDGGCAFDGVSRFKGEDSWEQWNGRLVAPLDNDEIAPGENTLEGVWFSEYGAIVLDATDLGYTGVYGEGENTLEGIYSKGMFKGSLQEQGRSGDFQFTVSSDEKLFKGKFRYTGEEEWQTWDGWKKK, from the coding sequence ATGCGATACAAAAAGCTAGGACGAAAGCACGCAAATCTGTTCCTGATACTGGCATTATGCCTGGTTATTCCTGAATCTCTCTATGCCTTCAAGGCTGGAGCCCATGCGGTTATGTCAAATGAGACTGCCTACGCACTCCCCCCCCAGAGTGTTATACGGGGTGCCCTGTTGCAGTATCCAGAGATTGCGGCATGGGGATCAACCGGCCCTGACCTTCCGGCCAATTCTCAAGGCATACTGATTGATGATGCACCATGGTTCGAAGCGTACCACTATGAGAAAGTCGGGACGTTCACAGCTGAACTTCTACGGCTCGCTTTGCGATCAAATGACCCAAAGAACATTGCCTGGGCGGCAGGATGGGTCACCCATGTGGTCGGAGACCTCTACTGCCATGGAGTCTTTGTAAACCCGGACCCTGAAGTAGATGGGGTGTACCTTGCAAATCCCGATACCAAGGAAATGCATGGACTCCTTGAGGCTTGGGCAGACAAATTGCTGTTTTCAGACAAAAGCAATCCAAAGCGCTCTTATACAGCCCAGAATATGCAAGCCACTTTCAGGTCATTCGAAAGCCTGGATGTACGAAATCTGATGGCAAACGCCACCCAGAATGTCTATGGGAAAAGTCCTTCGCCTGACGAGTACAAGGAATGGATGGATTTCTTTAAAAATGTCTATATTGATACAGGGGTGGCAGGCGGAACCAACTGGGTGTATGACAATACCTATGGGGAAGTTACGGAACAACTGAGAGAGGGAGTCCTTCGCTACGGACCCTTTGCCGGAATGACCAGGGCAGAGAGACTTGATCTTGCCTATCAACAGGCAAAACAGTTGTGCGTTACTCTTCTAAGCGATGCCGAAAGGAATGTTTTCCAGGGTTTTTCCGATGCCTGGAACCTGGATGCTTACCATCTTGACCATCGTTCGATAGGAACGCTTACCGTAAGCATCAGGACTGCCGATGTCTTTCAGGCAGGAACCGATGATGATGTGTTTTTTGGATTGATCAGGGACGATGGAGAGGAGTGGAAATCACCTGTTCTCGATAAAGGTAGCGGCCTTTTAGGGCTCGGAAGTGCAATTTGCAACGATTTCGAGAGAGGAAGCAACGAAACCTATTATCTTTTTGTTGACCGAGGTGATTTTCCTCCTAGTAGGATTTCCCAGGTTTTTCTGGAAAAATCTGACGACTTTCTGGGAGGTGGATGGAAAATAGGTAGCCTTACAGTGACCATCAACGGAATTCCCTATTTTGACGGTACTGTTAATACCTGGCTGCAAGATGATCATCTGAAGTGGACCGGCGCAGTGCAATCTGTACCACCTCAACATATCCCGGTCAATCTTAGGGTGAACGCTGATGCAGTCCAGGACCGAGTCGAAATCCAGGCAGTGAACCTTTCGGCAAAAACCCCTTATACAGGACCTGCTACAATACATTTGCAGCATAGCGATGGACAGGTTGAGAATTATCCCATCACCATTGGAATTAATGGAACATACAGCAGATCCCTCACGCTCAGACCCGATGACCTTATCCAAGTAAATGTCTATCAACCTTTAGATAACAACCCCCAGATTATATATAGGGGAAACACTTCCCTGAAGAATCCTTCTGTTTCCTATGAAGCCATTGATTTCAACGCCGATGTATTCAATGATCTGGTCAGCGGCACAATAGGTGGGGATTATTCTGGCCCTGTCAGGATAACCGTAACAGATGACGAAGGTGCCATGGACGATAGGGAATTTAGTATTACTGCAACCAGAGGATACTTTTCACAGATGATTCCTCTGATTGGGACAAACAGGGTATCGGTAAAAGTGCAATTCGAGGGAGTTGCACTTCCCCGGGGAGGATTATTCAAGATTCCAAATCTTGATGCCTTAGAACTCGAATGTGAAACGACAGGTCCCTCAGCTTTGAAGGGAACAGTTTCCAATAGAGCAAAGGGAGCTACAATCCCCTATACCGGAGATGTGATGCTTGAACCCTTGCACGGGAATAATCTGGCAGCGTTGACCCAGGCAGTTGCATACTCCAACCGTAGCCAGCTACCCAAAAAATCGAAACGAGAGGTTGGCAACGATACCAATATCGGGAGATTCGAATTCTCAAATATCTCCCTTGTCCTGAGCCTAGGCTACAAAATCGGCATTGAACACGATGGTGTCGTAAAATACCTCTGTTTCGACCCTCTCGAAGAAATGACAGAGACTGCACAAAGACCGGTACAGAGTGATTTTGTCTCGGCTGTGAATTCAAAAATAGACAAAGTGGTGAATCCTGTCCAAGGTGCAGTATTGACTCAGGCAAATTCCATGAACACTTCTATGGGTGAGGCAAGTACTGCCAATGTGGCTTTTATACAGATGCTACCGGCTACCACGCAAGTTGATACAGTTTGGAACGGTGTATGGGAAACCAATCTAGGGAGTATGATACTTTCGCAATCAAATAACAGGGTCACTGGGTTTTTCGGAGACGAGGAATATCAACTGAACGGCCAAGTTTCAGCGGATAGTCTGGAAGGTGTGTTTACATTGGATGGACTCCTCGGAGAATTCAAGTTCACTCTTTATGACGGAGGTTGCGCCTTCGATGGGGTTTCACGCTTCAAAGGAGAAGACAGCTGGGAACAATGGAATGGAAGGCTGGTAGCCCCCTTGGATAATGACGAGATTGCTCCTGGCGAAAATACTCTCGAAGGGGTATGGTTCAGCGAATATGGGGCAATTGTCCTGGATGCTACAGATTTGGGATATACCGGTGTATACGGAGAGGGCGAAAACACACTGGAGGGGATTTACTCCAAAGGAATGTTTAAAGGCAGCTTACAGGAACAAGGCAGGTCTGGTGATTTTCAGTTCACCGTATCATCTGATGAAAAACTTTTCAAAGGTAAATTCAGATATACAGGAGAGGAAGAATGGCAAACCTGGGACGGATGGAAGAAAAAATAA
- a CDS encoding TRAP transporter substrate-binding protein: MKKILSVLAVLVVCTTMVFAQGKTETASVAESVKPITLTVYSPGNANSVPTKTILKYKELVEKASNGQILLEAHHSGELGNDAEALQSTRMGTIDVIFAGTSGFTSFYDKAKILDLPFLFKNANQAYEIVNSEIGEQIFADMASVGLVYLSEGDNGMRHIATTKKPVHSVADVKGLKIRVPTSKMYLDVWSALGATPVALALNELAIALSNGTAEAQDNATYHLVANATYDDIKYYSYTNYMWMGCTMAMNAKSWKGLTADQQKILKDQAIAAAKYSFDTIQTDNETAEATLKAAGVQFDANVDIQSFKDKLGGSAYYKQYAQESWYNQSIIDAILAK; the protein is encoded by the coding sequence ATGAAAAAGATTCTATCGGTATTGGCTGTGCTTGTTGTTTGCACAACCATGGTATTTGCACAGGGTAAAACAGAAACAGCATCTGTAGCAGAAAGTGTAAAACCAATAACATTGACAGTATATTCTCCTGGTAACGCGAACTCAGTTCCTACCAAGACAATCCTCAAGTACAAAGAATTGGTCGAAAAAGCTTCCAATGGACAGATTCTCCTTGAAGCTCACCATTCTGGCGAACTTGGGAACGATGCAGAGGCTTTGCAGTCGACCCGTATGGGAACCATCGACGTAATCTTTGCAGGTACTTCAGGTTTTACCAGTTTCTATGACAAGGCAAAGATCCTTGATTTGCCGTTCTTGTTCAAGAATGCAAACCAGGCTTATGAAATTGTCAATAGCGAAATCGGCGAACAGATTTTTGCTGACATGGCATCTGTAGGTCTTGTGTATCTCTCGGAAGGCGACAATGGTATGCGTCATATTGCAACCACCAAAAAGCCCGTCCATTCTGTTGCTGACGTCAAAGGCTTGAAGATCCGTGTCCCAACCAGCAAGATGTACCTCGATGTCTGGAGTGCTCTTGGTGCCACCCCTGTCGCCCTTGCCTTGAACGAATTGGCTATTGCCCTTTCCAATGGCACTGCAGAAGCCCAGGACAATGCAACTTATCACCTCGTAGCAAACGCTACGTATGACGACATCAAATACTACAGCTATACAAACTATATGTGGATGGGTTGTACGATGGCCATGAATGCAAAATCCTGGAAGGGTTTGACTGCCGACCAGCAGAAAATCCTTAAGGATCAGGCAATTGCTGCTGCCAAATACTCCTTCGATACCATTCAGACTGATAACGAGACTGCTGAAGCAACCTTGAAGGCAGCTGGAGTACAGTTTGACGCTAATGTCGATATCCAGAGTTTCAAAGACAAATTGGGTGGAAGTGCCTACTATAAGCAATATGCTCAGGAAAGCTGGTATAATCAGTCAATCATTGATGCTATTCTTGCAAAATAA